A stretch of Terriglobia bacterium DNA encodes these proteins:
- a CDS encoding DUF6152 family protein: MTAPSLLAHHSLAGVYDMKKDVELSGAVESVKFVNPHGSLTVAVKNPDGSSTAWVLTLGSATALAQRGIGKTGPNALHAGDNIKVKFLPAKDGSPLGFLKSVTMPDGRLIMISAGNPND, encoded by the coding sequence ATGACGGCCCCCTCGCTACTCGCTCATCATTCGCTCGCGGGTGTGTACGACATGAAGAAAGATGTGGAGCTCTCGGGGGCAGTCGAAAGCGTGAAATTCGTCAATCCCCATGGTTCTTTGACTGTCGCAGTCAAGAACCCGGATGGCTCCTCGACCGCCTGGGTGCTGACACTTGGCTCGGCCACGGCTCTTGCGCAGCGCGGGATCGGCAAGACCGGACCGAATGCTCTGCACGCCGGCGACAACATCAAGGTGAAGTTCCTTCCCGCAAAAGATGGCAGCCCCCTGGGATTTCTCAAGTCGGTCACGATGCCGGACGGACGTTTGATCATGATTTCCGCCGGTAACCCGAACGATTAA
- a CDS encoding TlpA disulfide reductase family protein, which produces MAFTDFQGKKIRILTISIDEGGAKDVKPFMAENDYTMPVALDTKSDVLGLYGLFGTPGTFVVDRKGMLVAKAVGPVDFDKPDVRKYILDLAG; this is translated from the coding sequence ATGGCCTTCACAGATTTCCAAGGTAAGAAGATCCGGATTCTCACGATTTCGATCGACGAAGGCGGTGCCAAGGACGTGAAACCGTTCATGGCCGAGAATGATTATACGATGCCCGTGGCGCTCGATACCAAGTCCGACGTGCTGGGGCTCTATGGACTGTTCGGCACACCGGGAACATTCGTCGTCGATCGGAAAGGCATGCTGGTCGCAAAGGCCGTGGGTCCCGTGGACTTCGACAAGCCGGATGTCAGGAAGTACATCCTGGATCTTGCGGGCTGA
- a CDS encoding amylo-alpha-1,6-glucosidase yields MIDFDRDILHQFAAATSREWLETNGIGGFACSTVIGLNARRYHGLLTAALRPPTGRVVLLSRIEETAIIDGQRFELSTNQYFGAVHPQGYLNMERFRLDPFPIFTFLVDGVRIEKLLFMVHGQNTTVIEYRVHEHEKRSVQLELRPLIAFRDYHGLTRENTALDRSVQIHHDKLVSVHPYPDHPSLFFAHDASGVDLESFWYRRFEYAFERERGLDADEDLFNPLTMRFDAGARNHATVIASTEIMEVASAGRLRQQELDRRVRIVSEDNLVATLTASADAYIVARGEQKTVIAGYPWFTDWGRDTMIALPGLTCLTGRYEIARSVLLGFARYVDCGMLPNRFPDAGETPEYNTIDATLWYFEAVRSLLHYTEDYSFVGTQLYPVLSDIIEWHIRGTRYGIQMDRDGLIASSDPAVQLTWMDAKIGDWIVTPRNGKAVEIQALWYNALRTMEDIAGRLRIPADAQKYAGLAELAQRSFNGLFWNEEAACLYDVVSGDSKDAAIRPNQILAVSLTHSMLAKERAKAVVEVVERDLFTPYGLRTLSAADAQYRGSYEGDPVARDSAYHQGTAWAWLLGPFIDAYFKVYGRGMETQDQVRNRLRGMSAHLSEAGLGHVSEIFDGDSPHHPRGCFAQAWSVAEILRAVVENGMAESKRVGKTRI; encoded by the coding sequence ATGATCGACTTCGATCGGGACATCCTTCATCAGTTTGCCGCCGCGACCAGCCGTGAATGGCTCGAAACCAACGGCATCGGCGGATTTGCCTGTTCCACGGTGATCGGGTTGAATGCCCGGCGGTACCATGGTCTTCTGACGGCAGCGCTTCGGCCGCCCACCGGAAGGGTCGTGCTGCTTTCCAGGATTGAAGAAACCGCGATCATTGACGGTCAACGATTCGAGCTTTCAACAAACCAGTACTTCGGAGCTGTCCATCCACAGGGCTATCTAAATATGGAGCGGTTCCGGCTGGACCCGTTTCCGATCTTCACCTTCCTTGTGGACGGCGTCCGGATCGAAAAGCTGCTGTTCATGGTCCACGGGCAAAATACGACGGTGATCGAATATCGTGTGCACGAACACGAAAAGCGGTCGGTTCAGCTCGAATTACGGCCGCTGATCGCTTTCCGTGACTATCACGGCTTAACCCGCGAGAACACCGCGCTCGACCGAAGCGTTCAGATTCATCATGACAAACTCGTTTCGGTGCATCCGTATCCGGACCATCCCAGCCTGTTTTTCGCGCACGATGCCTCCGGGGTGGACCTGGAGAGCTTCTGGTACAGGAGATTCGAGTATGCCTTTGAACGCGAGCGGGGCCTGGATGCCGACGAGGATCTCTTCAACCCATTGACCATGCGGTTTGATGCCGGCGCGCGAAACCACGCCACTGTGATTGCGTCCACGGAAATCATGGAGGTAGCTTCAGCCGGCAGGCTCCGCCAACAGGAGCTGGATCGCCGAGTCCGGATTGTTTCGGAAGACAACCTGGTCGCGACCTTGACAGCTTCGGCGGATGCTTACATTGTCGCGCGCGGTGAACAGAAGACCGTCATCGCGGGTTATCCATGGTTTACGGATTGGGGCCGCGACACGATGATCGCATTGCCCGGGTTGACCTGCCTGACAGGCCGCTATGAAATTGCCCGCAGCGTCCTGCTCGGGTTCGCGCGCTACGTCGATTGCGGGATGCTGCCGAATCGTTTTCCCGATGCGGGCGAGACTCCCGAATACAACACGATCGATGCGACCTTGTGGTATTTCGAAGCCGTCCGATCGCTGCTGCACTACACGGAAGACTATTCCTTCGTCGGCACGCAGTTGTATCCGGTGCTGTCGGATATCATCGAATGGCACATCCGCGGCACCCGCTACGGCATCCAGATGGACCGCGACGGCCTGATCGCATCCAGTGATCCTGCCGTTCAATTGACCTGGATGGACGCCAAAATCGGGGACTGGATCGTAACGCCGCGGAACGGCAAGGCGGTCGAGATTCAGGCTCTCTGGTACAACGCATTACGCACCATGGAAGATATTGCCGGAAGGCTCCGGATTCCGGCCGATGCGCAGAAGTATGCGGGCCTGGCCGAACTTGCGCAGCGCAGCTTCAACGGGCTTTTCTGGAACGAAGAGGCGGCCTGTCTGTACGACGTCGTATCTGGTGACTCGAAAGACGCGGCCATACGGCCGAATCAGATTCTGGCGGTGAGTCTGACGCATTCGATGCTCGCTAAAGAGCGCGCGAAGGCGGTCGTCGAAGTTGTGGAGCGGGATCTGTTTACTCCGTATGGTCTGCGGACTCTGTCGGCGGCGGACGCTCAATATCGGGGGAGTTACGAAGGTGATCCAGTCGCGCGCGACAGTGCGTATCATCAGGGGACCGCGTGGGCATGGCTGCTCGGCCCGTTTATCGACGCCTATTTCAAGGTGTATGGCAGGGGCATGGAGACTCAGGATCAGGTTCGGAACCGGCTGCGGGGGATGTCCGCTCATTTGAGTGAAGCCGGCCTTGGCCACGTTTCGGAGATTTTCGACGGTGATTCGCCGCATCATCCGCGTGGATGTTTCGCTCAGGCCTGGAGCGTCGCGGAGATTTTGCGGGCTGTGGTGGAAAACGGGATGGCGGAGAGTAAACGCGTTGGGAAGACTCGAATTTAA
- a CDS encoding MBL fold metallo-hydrolase — MTESKALYVRLAVLVWGALASSAVAQQAPQAPPPITMKMLKPDVWAALGGAGGNSTIIIGKTGVIVVDAKQTEAGAKDLLAQIAKITPKPVTTAIITHSDGDHVNGLVAFPAGIKIIAHENNKKEQQAALAAGGRGAPPADRLPTQVTTKTKEKMTIDGVKLELYHFAPAHTSGDLVIFLPEQKIVSTGDIVVTNRADDNPNVHFEKNGSTEGWLTSVKGMIALNADTYITGHGDLVTKADLQRKLAATMERRNKIAAMVKEGKTLEQIKAALPDAPAPGAPARGAGAAGGAPGAARGAGAAAAGGGRGGPAPKPPLTFVETAYQEITRTAKK, encoded by the coding sequence ATGACAGAGTCCAAGGCTCTCTATGTGAGGCTCGCAGTGTTGGTGTGGGGCGCGCTCGCCAGTTCGGCGGTTGCGCAACAGGCGCCACAGGCCCCGCCGCCGATCACGATGAAAATGCTGAAGCCCGATGTGTGGGCGGCTCTTGGCGGCGCCGGCGGCAACAGCACGATCATCATCGGTAAAACGGGCGTCATCGTTGTCGATGCCAAGCAGACGGAAGCCGGCGCGAAAGATCTGCTGGCGCAAATCGCCAAGATCACTCCGAAACCGGTAACGACCGCCATCATTACGCACAGCGATGGCGATCATGTGAACGGTCTGGTCGCGTTTCCTGCGGGTATCAAGATCATCGCGCACGAAAATAACAAGAAGGAACAACAAGCGGCCCTGGCGGCCGGCGGCCGCGGCGCCCCGCCTGCCGACCGGTTGCCGACCCAGGTTACGACGAAGACCAAGGAAAAGATGACGATCGATGGAGTGAAGCTCGAGCTCTATCATTTCGCTCCCGCGCACACGAGCGGCGACCTCGTCATATTCCTGCCGGAGCAAAAGATCGTATCCACCGGCGATATCGTCGTGACCAACCGCGCTGACGACAACCCGAACGTTCATTTTGAGAAGAACGGCTCGACCGAAGGCTGGCTGACAAGCGTGAAGGGGATGATCGCGCTCAATGCGGACACCTATATTACCGGACACGGAGACCTGGTGACGAAGGCTGATCTTCAGCGCAAGCTGGCGGCGACAATGGAGCGGCGCAACAAGATAGCCGCCATGGTGAAGGAAGGAAAGACACTGGAACAGATCAAAGCCGCACTGCCTGATGCTCCGGCGCCAGGCGCTCCCGCTCGTGGCGCAGGTGCTGCCGGCGGCGCGCCAGGTGCTGCACGCGGTGCAGGCGCAGCTGCTGCTGGTGGCGGCCGGGGCGGTCCAGCTCCCAAGCCCCCGCTGACATTCGTTGAAACCGCGTATCAGGAAATTACCAGGACCGCGAAGAAGTAG
- a CDS encoding fructose-bisphosphatase class III produces MTSSPDADPLILLQALAAQYPTIDSALSEAAALRAALSLPKGVIHVVSDVHGEYKKLRHVINNASGSLRPLVESVFAGKLTETELRELLAVLYYPQELMQHLGPELSDPRSRRDWVLKTLRRQFAIVRELARRYRRNRVLALMPEAHREFFETLLNESIAGGQAYIDAMMETLAAHGRDLSAVRAASRLVRNLSISEIIVAGDLGDRGPRLDMVIEYLMQQPDVSFTWGNHDVSWMGACLGQEALIATVLRISLRYRRLSQLEEGYGLIVSPLEKLARTVYADDPAERFQARGAGLRDDLLMARMQKAAAIMQFKLEGQTSLRHPEWEMDHARLLHRINPAAGTVDIDGKTYAMRDTRLPTLDPGDPYALSPEERACMDRLRQSFVTSRRLWEQLSFVAKRGAMWLVRDHTLIFHGCVPVDAKGDFLSLNIDGTECAGRKLFTALESIVRRAFRKGASTVGGDADWFWYLWNGARSPMFGKDRMTTLETYFVEDKDTHVETKNPYFQFIHDADFCRRIAAEMGVEQDALIVNGHVPVKVERGEDPVKRGGNAVTIDGAFSEAYGDRGYTLILAPERIALAEHHHFDSIEGAITAGADIVPKVTTVRAYPHPRRIADTEEGEAMRRRIGALEQLIRAYEEGILHEHGV; encoded by the coding sequence ATGACCAGCTCTCCTGACGCCGATCCGTTGATTTTGCTTCAGGCGCTCGCCGCGCAATATCCCACAATTGATTCCGCGCTTTCGGAAGCGGCCGCGTTGCGCGCCGCGTTATCGCTGCCCAAGGGCGTCATTCACGTCGTCAGCGACGTGCACGGTGAGTATAAGAAACTGCGTCATGTCATCAATAATGCATCCGGGAGCCTGCGTCCGCTTGTCGAGTCCGTGTTCGCCGGGAAGCTGACGGAGACAGAACTACGTGAGCTGCTGGCCGTGCTCTATTATCCCCAGGAGTTGATGCAACATCTCGGGCCCGAGCTTTCGGATCCACGATCGCGCCGCGACTGGGTTCTGAAGACGCTGCGGCGGCAGTTCGCGATTGTGCGCGAGCTGGCGCGGCGGTACCGGCGCAATCGGGTCCTTGCTCTCATGCCCGAAGCCCACCGCGAATTTTTCGAGACGCTGCTGAATGAATCCATCGCCGGAGGCCAAGCCTACATCGATGCGATGATGGAGACACTGGCGGCCCACGGCCGCGATCTATCCGCCGTTCGCGCGGCCTCCCGTCTGGTACGGAATCTATCGATTTCTGAAATTATCGTCGCCGGAGATCTTGGTGACCGCGGGCCGCGCCTGGATATGGTCATTGAGTATCTCATGCAGCAGCCTGACGTGTCGTTCACCTGGGGCAATCATGATGTGTCGTGGATGGGCGCCTGTCTTGGGCAGGAGGCGCTGATCGCGACAGTGCTCCGCATTTCGCTGCGTTACCGGCGCCTTTCCCAGCTTGAAGAAGGTTACGGCCTGATTGTTTCTCCCCTGGAAAAGCTGGCGCGTACGGTCTACGCCGATGATCCGGCCGAACGCTTCCAGGCGCGCGGAGCCGGTCTGCGGGACGATCTGCTGATGGCACGCATGCAGAAAGCGGCCGCGATCATGCAGTTCAAGCTTGAAGGACAAACCAGCCTGCGCCATCCGGAATGGGAGATGGATCACGCTCGATTGCTCCATCGCATCAATCCCGCGGCCGGCACCGTTGATATTGATGGGAAAACCTACGCCATGCGCGACACCAGGCTGCCGACACTGGATCCGGGAGATCCATATGCACTGTCGCCGGAAGAACGCGCCTGCATGGACCGGTTGCGCCAGTCTTTTGTCACCAGCCGGCGGCTGTGGGAACAGCTCTCGTTCGTTGCGAAGCGGGGCGCCATGTGGCTGGTTCGTGACCATACGCTGATCTTTCATGGCTGCGTCCCGGTCGATGCGAAGGGAGACTTTCTTTCGTTGAACATTGATGGAACCGAATGCGCCGGGCGCAAACTTTTCACCGCGCTGGAATCGATCGTGCGCCGGGCGTTTCGTAAAGGGGCATCAACTGTGGGCGGCGATGCGGATTGGTTCTGGTATTTGTGGAACGGAGCGCGCTCGCCGATGTTCGGCAAAGACCGGATGACCACATTAGAAACCTACTTCGTCGAAGACAAAGACACCCACGTGGAGACCAAGAATCCTTATTTTCAGTTCATTCATGATGCTGATTTCTGCCGCCGTATCGCCGCCGAAATGGGTGTTGAGCAGGACGCGCTGATCGTCAATGGGCATGTTCCCGTCAAGGTTGAGCGCGGGGAAGACCCGGTTAAACGCGGCGGCAATGCCGTCACCATTGACGGGGCGTTTTCGGAAGCTTATGGAGATCGCGGCTATACGTTGATTCTGGCTCCTGAACGGATCGCTCTTGCCGAACATCATCACTTCGACTCGATCGAAGGCGCCATCACCGCCGGCGCCGACATTGTTCCAAAGGTGACAACCGTTCGAGCGTACCCGCACCCGCGCCGGATTGCCGATACCGAAGAGGGAGAAGCCATGCGCCGCCGCATCGGCGCGCTCGAACAGCTGATTAGGGCTTATGAGGAGGGAATACTACACGAACATGGTGTGTGA
- a CDS encoding carboxymuconolactone decarboxylase family protein, producing MKPRIDYQKVSGGVINAMLGLEKYLHECGLDETLLLLIKLRVSQMNGCAYCIDMHWKDLRAAGETEQRLYGLDAWEESPYYSDRERAALGWAQAVTNITDGHVPDPAYEATRKHFGEKELADLTLAIAAINAWNRLCIAVRVAPGAYQPAGQLKKLG from the coding sequence ATGAAACCCCGAATCGACTATCAAAAAGTTTCCGGCGGCGTTATCAACGCGATGCTGGGGCTCGAAAAATATCTTCATGAATGTGGGCTCGACGAAACCCTGCTGCTGTTGATTAAGTTGAGAGTCTCTCAAATGAATGGCTGCGCATATTGCATCGATATGCACTGGAAAGATCTTCGCGCCGCTGGCGAAACCGAGCAGCGGCTATACGGATTGGACGCATGGGAGGAATCGCCCTACTACAGCGATCGCGAACGGGCTGCGCTTGGCTGGGCTCAAGCCGTCACCAATATTACAGATGGACACGTTCCGGATCCGGCGTACGAAGCCACAAGAAAGCATTTTGGGGAAAAGGAGCTGGCAGATTTGACGCTGGCAATCGCGGCAATTAATGCCTGGAACCGGTTGTGTATTGCAGTCCGGGTCGCACCTGGCGCTTATCAACCTGCCGGGCAGCTCAAGAAATTGGGATAG
- the glk gene encoding glucokinase, with product MILAGDIGGTKCALALFLPDNLRTAAAGQTFRSKDFAGLEDVIREFLSTAGSGGASLAAGQITHACFGIAGPIINESVQTPNLPWTITAAGLRTVSGTSNVQLINDLEATAHGVFLLRPDEFITLNEGAPPPHGDAALIAAGTGLGEAILHWGGATYTPVASEGGHADFAPRNEIEIELLRHLIKRFGHVSYERVLSGPGLFNIYSFLRDAGYGTEEPWLTDKLKQSDPSAAVSQAALAGESELCVRALEMFVAIYGAEAGNLALKAMAVAGIYVGGGIAPKIIEKLRSGTFMRAFTDKSRLSALLEKVPVRVITNPSTALYGAARAATLTLR from the coding sequence ATGATTCTAGCTGGCGATATTGGCGGCACGAAATGTGCATTGGCGCTTTTCCTCCCGGATAATCTGCGAACCGCGGCGGCCGGGCAAACCTTCCGCAGCAAGGACTTCGCCGGACTCGAGGACGTCATCCGCGAGTTTCTCTCCACTGCCGGGAGCGGCGGGGCCAGCCTTGCCGCCGGACAAATCACACACGCCTGTTTCGGGATAGCCGGACCCATCATCAATGAATCCGTCCAGACACCCAACCTGCCATGGACCATCACGGCCGCGGGTCTCAGGACCGTGTCCGGCACCTCTAATGTCCAATTGATCAATGATTTAGAAGCTACAGCTCACGGCGTTTTCCTGCTGCGGCCCGATGAGTTCATCACCCTGAATGAAGGCGCACCGCCGCCTCACGGAGATGCCGCACTGATTGCTGCCGGCACCGGCCTTGGCGAAGCCATTCTGCATTGGGGAGGGGCCACATATACCCCTGTCGCTTCCGAAGGCGGACATGCGGACTTCGCGCCGCGCAACGAGATCGAGATCGAGCTGCTCAGGCACTTGATCAAGCGTTTCGGGCACGTCAGTTATGAGCGCGTTCTTTCCGGACCGGGGCTGTTCAACATCTATAGTTTCCTGCGCGACGCCGGCTACGGAACGGAAGAGCCCTGGCTCACCGATAAATTGAAGCAATCGGATCCCAGCGCCGCGGTCTCACAGGCGGCCCTCGCCGGAGAAAGTGAGCTGTGCGTCCGGGCCCTGGAAATGTTCGTGGCGATCTATGGAGCGGAAGCCGGGAATCTGGCGCTGAAGGCGATGGCGGTGGCCGGAATTTACGTCGGCGGAGGGATCGCGCCGAAAATTATCGAAAAACTAAGAAGCGGGACTTTTATGCGCGCCTTCACGGATAAGAGCCGGCTCTCGGCGCTGCTCGAGAAGGTCCCGGTACGCGTCATCACAAATCCGAGCACCGCCCTTTACGGCGCCGCCCGGGCCGCGACCCTGACGCTGCGCTGA
- a CDS encoding FAD-dependent oxidoreductase — protein MNGDRNDKSGKQILILGAGFGGAYTARHLGKMLRPEESSISIVNRENYWVYQPLLPEVISGNIGLTDTVSPIRRLCPRANLIMRDVVEIDLENRLVTLSPGFRPKRVQIHYDQLVIALGNVTNFFGMPGLQEHAMPFRTLADAVRLRNHVIHALEEADFESDAELRRKLLTFVVGGGGFSGVEVIAELNDFVRAVAGHYPRINTAEIRCVLVHSGPRLLPEMVEGLALFAEKVLRRRGVEIRLDDRLQSATSEKATLKSGVEIPTKTIVSTVPSALPPVLDALQVPKERGRLQVNTQLELSGYEGQVWVVGDCGAIKTVAGNPVPPTAQHATRQAKTVAHNITAAIRGTARTHYTFEGLGKLGSLGHNTAVADILGLHFSGFFAWWLWRAIYLVKMPGWNRKIRIATDWFMNLLFPPDLVQLRVAGTSGITQQRFQAGEVVFNQGDVGDSVYAIQEGECEVLREADGVIEVVAMLGPASFFGEMAVLGDCYRNATVKAKTPVRVLSMSKTDFNKIREMVPAFAAVFTNLAQRRGRPAVSEEPPTSKTAARA, from the coding sequence ATGAACGGTGATCGAAACGATAAAAGCGGCAAGCAGATTTTGATCCTTGGCGCGGGCTTTGGCGGTGCCTACACGGCGCGCCACCTAGGCAAAATGCTGCGGCCGGAAGAAAGCTCCATTTCCATTGTAAACCGCGAAAATTACTGGGTTTACCAGCCCCTACTGCCCGAGGTCATCTCCGGGAATATCGGTCTCACGGATACCGTCTCCCCGATACGGCGATTGTGTCCGCGCGCCAACCTGATCATGCGGGACGTGGTCGAGATCGACCTCGAGAACCGCCTGGTGACGCTCAGTCCCGGCTTCCGGCCAAAGCGAGTCCAGATCCATTACGACCAGCTTGTCATCGCTTTAGGAAACGTCACGAACTTTTTCGGAATGCCCGGTCTTCAGGAGCACGCCATGCCCTTTCGAACTCTGGCCGATGCCGTTCGACTGCGCAACCACGTGATTCACGCTCTGGAAGAAGCCGACTTCGAATCCGATGCGGAGCTGCGGAGAAAGTTGCTGACCTTTGTCGTCGGAGGCGGAGGGTTTTCCGGCGTCGAGGTCATCGCGGAGTTGAACGATTTTGTCCGGGCGGTCGCGGGTCATTATCCCCGCATCAACACCGCAGAGATTCGCTGCGTTCTGGTGCATTCCGGCCCACGACTCTTACCCGAAATGGTCGAAGGTCTGGCGCTGTTCGCGGAAAAGGTGCTGCGAAGACGGGGTGTCGAAATTCGTTTGGACGATCGTCTCCAATCCGCGACTTCCGAAAAGGCAACTCTGAAATCGGGCGTTGAAATCCCGACCAAGACGATCGTGTCGACGGTGCCTTCGGCGCTTCCGCCGGTCCTCGATGCGCTCCAGGTGCCGAAAGAGCGGGGACGCCTGCAGGTCAACACGCAGCTCGAATTGAGCGGGTACGAAGGGCAGGTATGGGTTGTCGGCGACTGCGGCGCAATCAAAACCGTTGCCGGAAATCCCGTGCCCCCCACTGCGCAGCACGCCACCCGGCAGGCGAAGACTGTCGCCCATAACATTACTGCGGCCATTCGCGGAACGGCGCGTACCCACTATACCTTTGAGGGTCTCGGCAAGCTCGGCTCGCTGGGCCACAATACCGCGGTCGCGGACATCCTGGGCCTTCACTTCTCGGGCTTCTTCGCGTGGTGGCTGTGGCGGGCGATTTACCTGGTGAAAATGCCCGGGTGGAATCGCAAAATCCGTATTGCCACCGATTGGTTCATGAATCTGCTGTTTCCTCCGGACCTGGTGCAATTGCGAGTCGCCGGCACGTCGGGAATCACGCAGCAGCGTTTTCAGGCTGGTGAAGTTGTTTTTAACCAGGGAGACGTCGGAGACAGCGTATACGCGATTCAAGAAGGGGAGTGCGAAGTCTTGCGCGAGGCAGACGGTGTGATCGAAGTGGTTGCCATGTTGGGTCCGGCGTCATTTTTCGGAGAAATGGCCGTACTTGGCGATTGTTACCGGAACGCTACCGTAAAAGCGAAAACTCCAGTGCGGGTACTTTCGATGTCGAAAACCGACTTTAACAAGATCCGCGAAATGGTTCCCGCTTTCGCCGCAGTATTCACGAACCTGGCGCAACGCCGCGGGCGGCCCGCGGTCTCAGAGGAGCCCCCGACGTCGAAGACGGCGGCCCGGGCTTAG